The region AACTCCATACCATGGTGGTCGGGGGATCCGCAGCGCCGAAGGCTCTGATCCAGGGTTTCGAAAAGGATTTCGGTATCTCTATTCTCCACGCCTGGGGAATGACGGAAACTTCTCCTGTAGGAACGGTTTCTCACCTACGCGGATCCATGAAGAATTGGAAGGACGAAGAACGTTATGCTTATCGGGCCAAGCAAGGAGTCCCCGTTCCAGGAGTAGAAATTCGTGCGGTAGACGACGACGGCAAAGACGTCCCGAAAGACGGAAAAACTCCGGGCGAACTTCTGGTTAGGGGTCCTTGGATCGCGGCATCCTATAAGAGCGGTGAATCGTCCGAATCATTCACACCGGACGGTTGGTTTAGGACGGGCGACGTAGTGGTTCTGGACAATTTCGGTTATATGCAGATCACTGATCGCAAAAAGGATCTCATTAAAACTAGAGGAGAATGGATCTCCAGCGTGGATATGGAAAATCTAGTGATGGCCGACTCTGATGTGTTGGAAGCCGCTGTGATCGGAAGGAAGGATCCTGTAAGAGACGAGGCTCCTGTCGTCTTCGTCGTTCCTGTGGAAGGAAGACAAGTGGACGCGAAAAAGATTCACGACCATCTGAAGGAACATTTCGCTCATTGGCAATTGCCTAAGCTGGATGATATCCGGTCGGTTTCCGCGATTCCTAAGACAAGCGTCGGTAAATTCGATAAGAAAATACTTAGGAAACAATTAGAAGAATAGACCCTCGAGTCCGGCTTTCGATTCTTTGTATCGTGGATCAAAAGCATCGCGGACTGATTATCTTACTAGGGGCGCTCACTGCGATCGCCCCTTTTTCCATCGACATGTATCTCCCAGGAATGAATTCGATTGCAAAAGACCTCGGCAGTCCCATTTCTCAGGTACAATATACGTTAACCAGCTTTTTTGCCGGGATTTCCTTCGGACAATTGCTCTACGGACCGATCATTGATCGATTCGGCCGAAAGATTCCTTTGGTTTTCGGACTGCTTCTTTATATCACTAGCTCTTTGGCTTGCGGACTTTCTAATTCCGTCGAATCTTTAATCGTTTTCCGATTTCTGCAATCTCTGGGCGCCTGCGCGGCGATGGTGGTACCTCGCGCAGTGGTTCGTGACGTTTTCTCTCCTCACGAAGGAGCCAAGGTATTCTCTCAAATTATTCTAGTGATGGGAATCGCGCCGGTTCTCGCTCCTAGTGCGGGAAGTTATTTGCTTCATTATGCAAATTGGAACTGGATCTTTTATAGCTTAACTGCGATTTCCTTTTTGATGCTCTTAAGCACAATCTTCTCCTTCCAAGATAATAAGGGTCCGGATAAATCTATTTCTTTGAAGATCGGCCCGGTGATCAAAGAGTATTTTGAAGTATTTTCCAATCCAGTTTTTAGGACTTATGTTTTAAGTTCCGGATTTTCCGCGGCTGTGATGTTCGCTTACATTGCGGGTTCTCCTTTCGTCTTCATGAGTTTAAACGGGCTTTCTCAGGAAGATTACGGAAAATTGTTCGGATTGAACGCATTCGGTCTAATTCTATCCAGCCAGATCAATCGAATCCTTTTGAAGAAGTACGAGGGGGGAACGATCGTAAAATACGTAGGATATTCCTACCTGATCTTTTGCTCTTTACTGGTTCTATTCGAAATTCTTCATCTAGGATTTTTACCGATGCTCGTGCTGATCTTTCTTTTAGTCAGCGCATTCGGTCTTCTGGTTCCGAATGCATCGTCCATAGCCATGGCTCCCTTTGCGAAGAATGCGGGAAGCGCTTCTGCCTTGATGGGAGCGTTGCAAATGGTCTTTGGGGCTTTGTCGACCGCGGCGGTCAGTATTCTACACGACGGAACCGCTTATCCGATGATTCTTGTAATGGCGGTCTCAGGTATTTTGTCATTGGCCTGTCTATTCCTACTAGGAAAAAGACATACTGCAACCAAGCATTAAAGAAAAGGCGGCATTCCTTTTTAAGAAGAATGTGCCTATTACTTTAATTACGGTATTGATTTGCTTCGCTCAGGAGAATTACTTTCTCGGAGCGAGGTTCAAGCAGACTATCCGCGTAAGACTCCAACAACCTTCCCAATTTTTCTTTATGGGGGAAGTCCGGCCTAAAAGTTTCTAAATCCGGAACTCGGTCCGCGATTTCGGAATTAGGTCGGGGATTCACAGTTGCGCCTCCGTGGATTTGGGATAACGAAGGCTCCCCCTCTCCCGAATTATGTCAACTCGGAAGAATGGGGACTTTCCGGTTTTTGACCCGGTTTTAGAGAATCACTCCTCTACTGTGATTCCTAGCTTGGATTCTATTCCTTTGATTCTGCGGGCCCATTTCTGGAAGTTTACCACGTTTTTGATGTTTACCCTTAGTTTTTGGAATTCGGGGAAAGTCAGACCGTAATCCCAACCTACGTAAATATCCGCCTTAGGAAGAGTATTTCTTACGGAGGTCCCTCCTCCTACGATGGTTCCGCTTGGGATACCGATATGGTCGGCCACCCCACAGCCTCCTCCGATCGTTACATTATCTCCGATCGTTGTGGAACCTGCGATTCCGGTATAACCGGCGATCACAACATTCTTTCCTAGAACGCAATTATGACCTATGTGAACTAGGTTATCGAATTTACATCCGTCGCCGATGATCGTGTTCTCCAAACCGCCCCTATCGATTGCGGAATTGGATCCCATCTCGACATCGTCTCCCACGATAACGGTTCCTACTTGCGGGATCTTATTGTGTTTTCCATTTGCGAATACGAATCTGAATCCGTCTCCACCGACAGTACAATTTCCGAAAGATCGAAATCGTTTTCCGATTAAAACGCCGTGATGGATAACGTTATTCGGCCCTATATGAGAACCGGCGCCTATTCTCGCACCTCTTCCTATATGGACTCCGTCTTCCAAAATAGTGTCGTCACCGATCTCGGCCGATTCTCCTACGGAAACGAAATTACCCACGTAAACGTTCTTACCGATCTTTGCGGAAGGATGAACGAACGCACTATGTTCGATCTTACTCTCGAATTTATGAGGAGGATAGATCAGATCCAAGACTTGAGCCAATACCAAATCCGGTTTGTCTACAATGAGACAAGGTATCTGCAATTCCTTGGCGAACTCAGCGGTGGTAAGAACGATACTGGACGCGGTATTCTTCGCATTGGATAGCATCTTTTTATTTGAGAGAAAGCTAATACTCTCTTTCTGCCCCGGATGGATCGGGCTGACGGAATGAACGATAACTGATTTTGGATCGGTGCAATTTTCGATTTTAGCACCGGAAATTTTGGCTGCAAGTTCGTCTAGAGTGAATCTAGCCATAAGAACCCTCTTATTCGGCTTTTATTTTCTAACCAGCTTAAGGAGAGTCTTCATTCGTATCCATCCCAAAATTTAGGGGGTAAGAGTCGATTTATCTCACTGAAACAAATGTACATCGTTCGTTAAAGGATTCATCCGCAGTACCGATCGCTTTATTCTGCTATGCGAACCGAAAAATACAAGGAAAGGATTACGACTTATATCCGATCGCGTTTACCAAACTTAGGACCCCAAGAAGACATAAGTCTTATATACGCATCCTAATGAGACAAATATCCCGTTTGACGAATTCGCTTCCGAAAAAAATCTGTAATCCATTAGAAATCGAATTCAGGAACCGAAACCCGCCTATGAAGCCCGTGAGAGAGCCGCAGATCAATATATTCAAGAAATCCAATCCGCTTAAGGCAAAGATTCTTAAAAATGAACGCCTGACCCCGGAACCAGGAAAAGGCAAAAGGCCTAAGAAAGAGGGTGAATCCCAGATTCATAGAATTATCGTCGCCATCGACCATAGCCAGTATCCGTATTTGATCGGTCAATCTGGCGGTATCATTCCTCCGGGCGAAGATCCGGAAAAAAAAGCGAAAGGACTCGCGGATGCGGCTTATACCGTCCGCTTGTATTCCATCGCATCTCCTAGCTATTCCTTCGGAATGAAGGAAGATACGATCGAGTTCATCATCAAACGCGACAACGTTTACGACGCGGAAGGAAATGTCCAATTCAAAGGCGTATGTTCCAATTACGTTTGCGATCTAAAAGAAGGCGACGAGATCAGCATGACCGGACCTTCCGGCAAAAAATTCCTTCTTCCTAATACCGACTTTTCCGGAGATATCATGTTCCTCGCAACCGGAACAGGGATCGCTCCTTTCATCGGTATGAGCGAAGAGTTGCTCGAACATAAGCTCGTCAATTTTACCGGAAAGATCACCATCGTTTACGGAGCTCCTTATTCCGACGAAATCGTAATGTTGGATTACATGAAGAATCTGGAAACCAAGTATCCGAACCAATTCAAATTGGTAACCGCAATTTCCCGTGAGGAAAACAATCCTTTCGACGGCGGCAGAATGTACATCTCCCATAGAGTGAGAATGTTGGAAGCCGAAGTGAAGAAGGTTCTTTCTTCCGGCGGACGTTTCTATATTTGCGGCGGACCGAAAGGTATGGAGAAAGGAGTTATCGAAGAGATCCAAAAGATCGACGGTAATACCTCCACTTACGAAGAATACAAACACCATCTAGAAGGCGCCCATCAGCTTTTCGTAGAAACCTACTAAAAGTTTTCCTAGGAACTTCTCTTAGAAAAGGCTCCCGATCGGGAGCCTTTTTTTATGGAAAACGGCTGGTAATTCCTAGCGGTCGAATATAGTTTCGTGCCGTTAAAGGAGGAAATCGATGAGCGTGATCCGAGATATAGACAAAGGAAAAGGGGAAATCATCCGTGTGGAGATCTCCGAGTTCAAGGGAAACAAATATCTGAACCTAAGAGTTTGGTACACGGACAGCGAAGGAGAATACAAACCCACTCAGAAAGGAATCGCAATCCCGGTCGGACTCTACCCGGAAGTGAAGGAAGCCGTTCTCGCCGCCGAACAGTTTCTCAGCTAAAGCGCCTTATTTTCGATCCAAGTTTTTAATAAAGAACTAGCATCGTCTTCCGTTTCCGAGGATCGGATATGGGATTCTAGTCGAGTAATGGAGAATACCTTTTTAACCGAGGCCTTGAGATTACTGACTACCAACTCCCCTCCCCGTTTTCTGAGCCAACCTGCGATCTGGATTAACATACCGATCGCGGAAGAATCGATGTAGGAAGACTTGCCTAGATTGAAAATGATGTAGCGATAGCCTTCCCGCATTTTGGCTTGGATGGCGCTTTTAATCTCGGGACATTTATACAAATCGATATCTTCCGTACTATGGAAAGTATAGATCTCGTCGTGATATTCCACTCCGTCGTCCGGAAAAGATTCCGTTGCACCGTACTGTAATTCGGATGCGGAAGCCACAAGATGCTTTGCC is a window of Leptospira wolffii serovar Khorat str. Khorat-H2 DNA encoding:
- a CDS encoding ferredoxin--NADP(+) reductase; amino-acid sequence: MKPVREPQINIFKKSNPLKAKILKNERLTPEPGKGKRPKKEGESQIHRIIVAIDHSQYPYLIGQSGGIIPPGEDPEKKAKGLADAAYTVRLYSIASPSYSFGMKEDTIEFIIKRDNVYDAEGNVQFKGVCSNYVCDLKEGDEISMTGPSGKKFLLPNTDFSGDIMFLATGTGIAPFIGMSEELLEHKLVNFTGKITIVYGAPYSDEIVMLDYMKNLETKYPNQFKLVTAISREENNPFDGGRMYISHRVRMLEAEVKKVLSSGGRFYICGGPKGMEKGVIEEIQKIDGNTSTYEEYKHHLEGAHQLFVETY
- a CDS encoding transcriptional coactivator p15/PC4 family protein produces the protein MSVIRDIDKGKGEIIRVEISEFKGNKYLNLRVWYTDSEGEYKPTQKGIAIPVGLYPEVKEAVLAAEQFLS
- the lpxD gene encoding UDP-3-O-(3-hydroxymyristoyl)glucosamine N-acyltransferase: MARFTLDELAAKISGAKIENCTDPKSVIVHSVSPIHPGQKESISFLSNKKMLSNAKNTASSIVLTTAEFAKELQIPCLIVDKPDLVLAQVLDLIYPPHKFESKIEHSAFVHPSAKIGKNVYVGNFVSVGESAEIGDDTILEDGVHIGRGARIGAGSHIGPNNVIHHGVLIGKRFRSFGNCTVGGDGFRFVFANGKHNKIPQVGTVIVGDDVEMGSNSAIDRGGLENTIIGDGCKFDNLVHIGHNCVLGKNVVIAGYTGIAGSTTIGDNVTIGGGCGVADHIGIPSGTIVGGGTSVRNTLPKADIYVGWDYGLTFPEFQKLRVNIKNVVNFQKWARRIKGIESKLGITVEE